One Longimicrobiales bacterium DNA window includes the following coding sequences:
- a CDS encoding ATP-binding protein — translation MTPLQQNDPFVGPGEVPALCRAIDWAATPLGPVERWPSALRGAVRTCLESPFPINLWCGDELVLIYNQAYTAVLGSKHPASLGRPGPEVWAEIWDAVAPMFAQIRAGGAPVYAEDAPFVVQRVGDPQDVADSEPNAWFTFALSPVRDEEGRIVAMLNVVSETTARIRAERELRISRANAEHAEERLREVFTQAPAFMAVLRGKDHVFEYVNSSYYQLTGHRDLIGRPLLEALPEIRGQGFDELLDEVVATGVPYVGREIAVSLVQSPGREPEQRYLDFVYYPITEADGTRSGVVAHGSDVTDHVMSRREAHRARQEAEEASHAKSQFLANMSHEIRTPINAIIGYTDLLALGITGPVTDDQRAQLERVRSSSQHLLAIVEDVLDVAKVEAGRMDVEREHSFVAATVSAALSLIRPQAAERDIQIVDDCSSDPTTSYLGDEARVRQILVNLLSNAVKFTERGGQVRVSCGITESALPQLDAAGDGPLTYVSVADTGIGIAPEHVGHVFQPFTQVEGGTTRSRGGTGLGLTISRHLARLMGGDLTVESERGRGSTFTLWLPNESTSLDEAALEATVDAAPRNLAAAGYALQRQISTVLDRYMKRLQREPGIPAEGLGQADLEDHASTFLIDIAQSLVAIETSQAVPDRLLQDGSEIQRVVAELHGRQRAQLGWTSGALTREWAILWQEIESAVHREVPPGVDIEGALDLLKRFLDRGERVSERSRRSMGTS, via the coding sequence ATGACACCGCTTCAGCAGAATGACCCGTTCGTCGGGCCAGGCGAGGTCCCGGCCCTGTGCCGCGCCATCGACTGGGCAGCCACGCCACTCGGGCCTGTCGAGCGGTGGCCGTCGGCGCTGCGTGGCGCCGTGCGCACCTGCCTCGAGTCGCCGTTCCCGATCAATCTCTGGTGCGGCGACGAGCTGGTCCTGATCTACAACCAGGCGTATACGGCGGTGCTGGGCAGCAAGCACCCGGCGTCTCTCGGTCGACCCGGGCCGGAGGTATGGGCGGAGATCTGGGACGCCGTCGCACCCATGTTCGCTCAGATCCGCGCCGGTGGCGCTCCCGTGTATGCGGAGGATGCGCCGTTCGTCGTGCAGCGCGTCGGTGATCCACAGGACGTGGCGGACAGTGAGCCCAATGCCTGGTTCACGTTCGCACTGAGTCCGGTGCGCGACGAGGAGGGCCGGATCGTGGCGATGCTCAACGTCGTCTCGGAGACGACGGCCCGCATCCGGGCCGAGCGGGAGCTCCGGATCTCGCGCGCGAACGCCGAGCATGCGGAAGAGCGCCTGCGCGAAGTGTTCACACAGGCGCCTGCGTTCATGGCGGTGCTGCGCGGCAAGGACCATGTCTTCGAGTATGTCAATTCGTCCTATTACCAGCTCACGGGCCATCGCGACCTCATCGGCAGGCCGCTGCTCGAGGCGCTGCCGGAGATCCGCGGGCAGGGCTTCGACGAGCTGCTCGACGAGGTGGTCGCGACGGGGGTGCCGTACGTGGGTCGCGAGATCGCGGTCAGCCTCGTGCAGTCGCCGGGCCGGGAGCCGGAACAGCGCTATCTCGACTTCGTTTACTACCCGATAACGGAAGCGGACGGGACACGGTCGGGCGTGGTGGCACACGGGTCGGATGTGACGGACCATGTCATGTCGCGCCGGGAGGCACACCGCGCGCGACAGGAGGCGGAGGAGGCAAGCCACGCGAAGAGCCAGTTCCTGGCGAACATGAGCCACGAGATCCGCACTCCGATCAACGCGATCATCGGCTACACCGACCTGCTCGCGCTGGGTATCACGGGTCCGGTCACCGACGATCAGCGTGCGCAGCTCGAACGCGTGCGCAGCAGCAGCCAGCATCTGCTCGCGATCGTCGAAGATGTGCTGGACGTGGCAAAGGTCGAGGCCGGCAGGATGGACGTGGAGCGAGAGCACTCGTTCGTGGCGGCGACCGTGAGTGCCGCACTCTCGCTGATACGGCCGCAGGCGGCGGAGCGTGACATCCAGATCGTGGACGACTGCTCCTCCGACCCCACGACGTCCTATCTTGGAGACGAGGCACGTGTGCGCCAGATCCTCGTCAACCTGCTGTCGAACGCGGTGAAGTTTACCGAGCGGGGCGGTCAGGTCCGGGTGAGTTGTGGCATCACCGAGAGTGCCCTTCCGCAGCTGGACGCCGCCGGCGACGGCCCACTGACGTACGTGAGTGTGGCGGATACGGGCATCGGCATTGCGCCGGAACACGTTGGCCACGTGTTCCAGCCGTTCACGCAGGTCGAAGGCGGCACCACGCGCTCGCGCGGCGGCACGGGACTCGGCCTGACCATCAGCCGCCACCTCGCCCGCCTGATGGGCGGAGATCTGACGGTCGAGAGCGAGCGGGGTCGCGGGTCGACGTTCACGCTCTGGCTGCCGAACGAAAGCACATCGCTGGATGAGGCAGCGCTCGAAGCCACGGTGGATGCAGCGCCGCGAAACCTCGCCGCCGCGGGCTACGCACTGCAGCGGCAGATCTCCACGGTCCTGGATCGATACATGAAGCGGCTGCAACGCGAGCCCGGGATCCCGGCGGAGGGTCTCGGTCAGGCCGATCTCGAAGACCATGCCTCCACGTTTCTCATCGACATTGCGCAGTCGCTCGTGGCGATAGAAACCAGCCAGGCCGTGCCGGATAGACTGCTTCAGGATGGCAGCGAGATCCAGCGTGTGGTCGCCGAGCTGCATGGCAGACAGCGCGCACAGCTGGGCTGGACGAGCGGCGCTCTGACGCGGGAGTGGGCCATTCTGTGGCAGGAGATCGAGAGCGCGGTTCACCGCGAGGTGCCGCCGGGTGTGGACATCGAAGGGGCGCTCGACCTGCTGAAGCGGTTCCTCGATCGTGGCGAGCGCGTCAGCGAGCGAAGTCGCCGGAGCATGGGAACGTCCTAG